ATCCTTTAAATGCCGCTAATGTGATTTTGCTTTATACGGGAAGATCGCAATCTAAGTACACAAATGGAGGGGGGATCAACGATTGGAATCGCGAGCATGTTTGGGCAAAGTCTCATGGTGACTTTGGGACAAGCATGGGAGCTGGAACAGACCTTCATCACCTTCGCCCTACGGATGTTACTGTGAATTCTTCTCGTGGAAATAAGGATTTTGATTTTGGAGGGTCTCCTCATAGTGAAGCCCACGGAAACTATTATGATAGCGACTCCTGGGAGCCCCGAGATGAAGTAAAAGGGGACGTAGCGAGAATGTTATTTTACATGGCCGTACGTTACGAAGGAGATAGTGGAGAAGTGGACTTAGAGCTAAATAATACAATCAATACTGGATCAGTTCCTTTTCATGGGAAATTAGCGGTATTGCTACAGTGGCATGAACAAGATCCTGTCGATGAGTTTGAAATTCGACGAAATAATATGATTTTTGAAGACTATCAAGGAAATAGAAATCCATTTATTGATCATCCGGAATTTGCAGATTTAATCTGGTGATAGCTCTCAAAACTACTTTGTGGAAAGCTGTTTTTGCAAAGTTTGTTGCTTTTTGAACCAGTCTATAACTGGTGATATAGACTGGTAAAAAAGGGCTAAAGTCTATTTTTATTTAAATCAATTTCAGGAAATATGTAACACGTTACTTCAAATTATTTTTGTTATCTTGATAGTTAGTCCGATTCGTAACTACCACTACTTCTAAAGGTTTGTCCAAATGCTTGGTGCAAATGTACGTAATAATAGACTCGCTAATTTGGTTATACTCGATGCATTTGAAAAAAAGTAGTATATTAAAATAAACATGACGACTTCGGAAGGAAAGATTACTGTCGATTTCGTCATGTTTCTCCCGTTAATACTAGTTTAGAAAATTAAGGGCTTCACTATGAAGTTGGAGTATCGTTTTGTCCATGTCTAGGGGAGTGTTTTTTATTTTGTGATCAAATAGCCCCAAACGGGTAGTGCTATACATTCAAATAAAATCAAAAATAGTAGTAAACTATCACTTTTTCCTGTTTCATAAAGGCCCTTTTTCTGAATGTTTTTGATGATAATTCCAATGACAACTAAAAGAAGTATGCCTAATATGATTTTGAAT
The nucleotide sequence above comes from Bacillus sp. 2205SS5-2. Encoded proteins:
- a CDS encoding endonuclease, whose product is MLIFVFAAGSVFPGVTEAAGTGSWNSPYTVSEGSANQTGSSKTVEGYIVGQPISTSSVITTGFPNDYAIALADSASETNTSNMIYVQVSTEFRSSFGLKTNPSLLGKKLKVTGSLTAYFSHEGIKSSTAFEVTSVTTSYGPYYADSEGKTASALKTALHNIIDDHTELSYNNVWSALRETDEDPLNAANVILLYTGRSQSKYTNGGGINDWNREHVWAKSHGDFGTSMGAGTDLHHLRPTDVTVNSSRGNKDFDFGGSPHSEAHGNYYDSDSWEPRDEVKGDVARMLFYMAVRYEGDSGEVDLELNNTINTGSVPFHGKLAVLLQWHEQDPVDEFEIRRNNMIFEDYQGNRNPFIDHPEFADLIW